In the genome of Streptomyces racemochromogenes, one region contains:
- a CDS encoding acyl-CoA dehydrogenase family protein gives MHLAPSEGQARLRAELREYFRDLLPDGVPEDPDAQRALLRRIGADGLLGLGWPVEYGGQGRGPDEQFVFFDEAYRAGAPVSMVTLNTVGPTLMKYGTQHQKDWFLPRILRGEIVFAIGYSEPEAGTDLASLRTKAVREGGDWVIDGQKVFTSNAQNADWIWLACRTDPGAPKHEGISIILVPTDSPGFAWTPIETVGGLTTTATYYDSIRVPEGNLVGPEHGGWGLITNQLNHERVALAAIGMQAEDFYERALRHARTPDPATGDRPADRPWVRSRLAEAHARLAAVRLLNWRLVQDVGAGTLAPGDASGVKFLGTESTVEVYRICQEAVGEEALVRGPDAFAGGELERMNRAAQINTFGGGVSEVQREIVAMMRLGMKGRKR, from the coding sequence GTGCACCTCGCCCCGTCCGAAGGCCAGGCGCGACTGCGCGCCGAACTGCGCGAGTACTTCCGCGACCTGCTCCCCGACGGGGTCCCCGAAGACCCGGACGCCCAGCGCGCCCTGCTGCGCCGGATCGGCGCCGACGGCCTGCTCGGCCTCGGCTGGCCCGTCGAGTACGGCGGCCAGGGCCGCGGCCCCGACGAACAGTTCGTCTTCTTCGACGAGGCCTACCGGGCCGGCGCCCCCGTCTCCATGGTCACCCTCAACACGGTCGGCCCCACCCTCATGAAGTACGGCACCCAGCACCAGAAGGACTGGTTCCTCCCCCGGATCCTCCGCGGCGAGATCGTCTTCGCCATCGGCTACTCGGAACCCGAAGCCGGAACCGACCTGGCCTCGCTGCGCACCAAGGCCGTCCGCGAGGGCGGCGACTGGGTGATCGACGGACAGAAGGTCTTCACCTCGAACGCCCAGAACGCCGACTGGATCTGGCTGGCCTGCCGCACCGACCCGGGGGCGCCCAAGCACGAGGGCATCTCGATCATCCTGGTGCCCACCGACAGCCCCGGCTTCGCCTGGACACCGATCGAAACCGTCGGGGGCCTCACCACCACCGCGACGTACTACGACTCCATCAGGGTCCCGGAGGGCAACCTCGTCGGCCCCGAACACGGCGGCTGGGGCCTGATCACCAACCAGCTCAACCACGAACGCGTCGCCCTCGCCGCCATCGGCATGCAGGCCGAGGACTTCTACGAGCGCGCCCTGCGCCACGCCCGCACCCCCGACCCCGCCACCGGCGACCGCCCCGCCGACCGCCCCTGGGTGCGCTCCCGGCTCGCCGAGGCCCACGCCCGGCTGGCCGCCGTACGCCTCCTCAACTGGCGCCTCGTCCAGGACGTGGGAGCGGGCACCCTGGCCCCCGGCGACGCCAGCGGAGTGAAGTTCCTCGGCACCGAATCCACCGTCGAGGTCTACCGGATCTGCCAGGAGGCGGTGGGCGAGGAGGCCCTCGTACGCGGTCCGGACGCCTTCGCCGGCGGCGAGCTGGAACGGATGAACCGGGCCGCCCAGATCAACACCTTCGGCGGCGGAGTCAGCGAGGTCCAACGCGAGATCGTCGCCATGATGCGGCTCGGAATGAAGGGGAGGAAGCGATGA
- a CDS encoding MaoC family dehydratase yields MNVGDALPPLEIPVTRTLIVAGAIASRDYQDVHHDAELARAKGSPDVFMNILTTNGLVGRYITDHLGPRAVLRKVAIRLGAPNYPGDTMTLTGKVTAVDGDTAQIRVVGANRIGHHVTGTVTVTLGAAA; encoded by the coding sequence ATGAACGTCGGCGACGCGCTGCCGCCGCTGGAGATCCCGGTGACCCGCACCCTGATCGTGGCGGGGGCCATCGCCTCCCGCGACTACCAGGACGTGCACCACGACGCGGAGCTCGCCCGCGCGAAGGGCTCCCCGGACGTCTTCATGAACATCCTGACCACCAACGGCCTGGTCGGCCGCTACATCACCGACCACCTGGGCCCGCGCGCGGTCCTGCGCAAGGTCGCGATCCGGCTCGGCGCCCCGAACTACCCGGGCGACACGATGACCCTCACGGGTAAGGTCACCGCCGTCGACGGGGACACCGCGCAGATCAGGGTCGTCGGGGCCAACCGCATCGGCCACCACGTCACGGGCACCGTGACCGTCACCCTGGGGGCCGCCGCATGA
- a CDS encoding lipid-transfer protein translates to MSVRTRDGLGGRAAIAGIGATEFSKDSGRSELKLAVEAVHAALDDAGLTPADVDGMVTFTMDTSPEITVAQAAGIGELSFFSRIHYGGGAACATVQQAALAVATGVAEVVVCYRAFNERSGRRFGSGVQQREASAEGAALGWSLPWGLLTPASWVAMAAQRYLHTYNLTPEAFGHVAVTGRRHAANNPAAYFHGKPITLADHAASRWIVEPLRLLDCCQETDGGQALVVTTAERARDLRQKPAVITAAAQGAGRRQEGMTSFYRDDLTGLPEMDVVARQLWRTSGLRPADIDVGILYDHFTPFVLMQLEAFGFCGPGEAADFTAAGTLPLNTHGGQLGEAYLHGMNGIAEAVRQVRGTSVNQLPGAENILVTAGTGVPTSGLVLGAGL, encoded by the coding sequence ATGAGCGTCCGCACCCGCGACGGACTGGGCGGCCGGGCCGCCATCGCCGGCATCGGCGCGACCGAGTTCTCCAAGGACTCCGGCCGCAGCGAGCTGAAGCTCGCCGTCGAGGCCGTGCACGCGGCCCTCGACGACGCCGGGCTCACCCCCGCCGACGTCGACGGCATGGTCACCTTCACCATGGACACCAGCCCCGAGATCACCGTCGCCCAGGCGGCCGGCATCGGGGAGCTGTCCTTCTTCTCCCGCATCCACTACGGCGGCGGCGCGGCCTGCGCCACCGTCCAGCAGGCCGCTCTCGCCGTCGCCACCGGGGTGGCCGAGGTCGTGGTCTGCTACCGCGCCTTCAACGAACGCTCCGGCCGCCGCTTCGGGTCCGGGGTGCAGCAGCGCGAAGCCTCCGCGGAGGGCGCCGCCCTCGGCTGGTCCCTGCCCTGGGGGCTGCTCACCCCCGCGTCCTGGGTGGCCATGGCCGCCCAGCGCTACCTGCACACCTACAACCTGACCCCGGAGGCCTTCGGCCACGTCGCCGTCACCGGCCGCAGGCACGCCGCGAACAACCCCGCCGCCTACTTCCACGGCAAGCCCATCACCCTCGCCGACCACGCGGCCTCGCGCTGGATCGTCGAGCCGCTGCGGCTGCTGGACTGCTGCCAGGAGACCGACGGCGGTCAGGCCCTCGTCGTCACCACCGCCGAGCGGGCCCGGGACCTGCGGCAGAAGCCCGCCGTGATCACCGCCGCCGCACAGGGCGCCGGCCGCCGCCAGGAGGGGATGACCTCCTTCTACCGGGACGACCTGACCGGCCTCCCCGAGATGGACGTGGTCGCCCGCCAGCTATGGCGCACCAGCGGACTGCGGCCCGCGGACATCGACGTGGGCATCCTCTACGACCACTTCACCCCCTTCGTCCTCATGCAGCTGGAGGCGTTCGGCTTCTGCGGCCCCGGGGAGGCCGCGGACTTCACGGCGGCCGGGACGCTCCCCCTCAACACCCACGGGGGACAGCTCGGGGAGGCCTACCTGCACGGCATGAACGGCATCGCCGAAGCCGTCCGCCAGGTTCGCGGCACCTCCGTCAACCAACTCCCCGGGGCGGAGAACATCCTGGTCACCGCCGGTACGGGGGTGCCGACCTCCGGCCTGGTCCTGGGAGCCGGGCTCTGA
- a CDS encoding peptidase yields the protein MNRHRTALSVLLAAGALLAGALTAAAPSAAAEPPSSFRPGQTPGFWTAERMRQATPLDLEAAPGGARTAPVKAALPTRVPPTSPSSVMAFPQAGGAWTGGGAVVRTSGRVFFTFQGRTASCSGDSVTSQNGSTVITAGHCVKYQGAWHTNWIFVPAYANGNAPYGQWSAVKTFATDQWAASEDMNMDVGLAVVAPLNGQKLSQAVGAQGILFNGGYNKRMYSFGFPAAAPYDGTKLVYCSANTGKDFLLTKDHSMACNMTGGSSGGPWFQDFNESTGLGTQVSVNSFGYNFLPNTMFGPYFGNEAKAAYDKAQTS from the coding sequence GTGAATCGTCATCGCACGGCGTTGTCCGTCCTCCTGGCAGCGGGCGCCCTGCTCGCGGGGGCCCTGACGGCGGCCGCCCCTTCGGCGGCGGCCGAGCCGCCCTCCTCGTTCCGGCCCGGGCAGACCCCCGGCTTCTGGACCGCCGAGCGGATGCGTCAGGCCACCCCGCTCGACCTGGAGGCGGCTCCCGGCGGCGCGCGTACGGCGCCGGTGAAGGCGGCCCTCCCCACCCGGGTGCCCCCGACCTCCCCCTCGTCCGTCATGGCGTTCCCGCAGGCGGGCGGCGCCTGGACGGGCGGCGGGGCGGTGGTGAGGACCTCCGGCCGGGTGTTCTTCACCTTCCAGGGCCGTACGGCCTCCTGCTCGGGCGACTCGGTCACCAGCCAGAACGGCAGCACGGTCATCACGGCCGGCCACTGCGTGAAGTACCAGGGCGCCTGGCACACCAACTGGATCTTCGTGCCGGCGTACGCCAACGGCAACGCCCCGTACGGCCAGTGGTCGGCGGTCAAGACCTTCGCCACCGACCAGTGGGCGGCCAGCGAGGACATGAACATGGACGTGGGCCTCGCCGTCGTCGCCCCGCTGAACGGCCAGAAGCTCAGCCAGGCCGTCGGCGCGCAGGGGATCCTCTTCAACGGCGGCTACAACAAGCGCATGTACTCCTTCGGCTTCCCGGCGGCGGCTCCGTACGACGGCACCAAGCTCGTCTACTGCAGCGCCAACACGGGCAAGGACTTCCTGCTGACCAAGGACCACAGCATGGCCTGCAACATGACGGGCGGCTCCAGTGGCGGCCCCTGGTTCCAGGACTTCAACGAGTCCACGGGCCTGGGCACCCAGGTCTCGGTGAACAGCTTCGGCTACAACTTCCTGCCCAACACGATGTTCGGCCCGTACTTCGGCAACGAGGCCAAGGCCGCCTACGACAAGGCCCAGACCTCCTGA
- a CDS encoding DUF6344 domain-containing protein, translated as MTHRSFTSIWTSVLAALVALLAALGLGGKAAPAAAGEAVAAPVAPAVRRRPAVVARRTWRAVMRGGSLPPTIKQRIRAEAHGKAPSVRRSTTAAALAPDAFAAPDACVVPDAFAVRDGLAASDALLAPAAAHGSEAARASRADRGRLDLAA; from the coding sequence ATGACCCACCGCAGCTTCACCTCGATCTGGACCAGCGTCCTCGCCGCGCTCGTGGCGCTCCTGGCCGCCCTCGGCCTCGGTGGGAAGGCGGCCCCGGCGGCCGCGGGTGAGGCGGTCGCCGCTCCGGTGGCGCCGGCGGTGCGCCGTCGTCCGGCCGTGGTGGCGCGGCGGACCTGGCGGGCGGTGATGCGGGGCGGTTCGCTCCCGCCGACGATCAAGCAGCGGATCCGGGCCGAGGCCCACGGCAAGGCCCCGTCCGTCCGGCGATCGACCACCGCCGCGGCCCTGGCCCCTGATGCGTTCGCCGCCCCTGATGCGTGCGTCGTCCCCGATGCGTTCGCCGTCCGCGACGGGCTCGCCGCCTCCGATGCGCTCCTCGCTCCTGCCGCGGCACACGGTTCCGAGGCCGCCCGCGCCTCCCGTGCGGATCGGGGCCGGCTCGACCTCGCCGCTTAG
- a CDS encoding acyl-CoA dehydrogenase family protein produces the protein MDFHPTEEQAAAAGLAARIFRDLATHERLAAAGTASDAELWKALTSAGLISAVEDVGLLGLVLLLEEQGRTTAQVPYAATCAYGVLPVAAHGSPEQRGRLLPALGSGEAVATGAFPERGRFTATPGGLLTGNAPAVPWLRDATHVLLPDTGRTLWLVRTDAPGATVRPVETTAPWASGSLTLDGSRGERLGGPEAYDQVLGAARTAFAGLQAGVCAGSLARAVEHTSAREQFGRPLSTNQAVMLRAADAYMDTEAIRVTAYEAAWRVDEGLPAREHALTAAWWASEAGKRVVHAGQHLHGGMGADLDHPVHRHFLWGRQLDAYLGCGSELLAELGALISEGEGPLSEGEDLMSEGEHA, from the coding sequence GTGGACTTCCACCCCACCGAGGAACAGGCCGCCGCGGCCGGCCTCGCCGCGCGGATCTTCCGCGACCTCGCCACCCACGAACGGCTCGCCGCCGCCGGCACGGCGAGTGACGCCGAACTCTGGAAGGCCCTGACCTCCGCCGGACTGATCTCCGCCGTCGAGGACGTCGGCCTGCTCGGCCTGGTCCTGCTGCTGGAGGAGCAGGGCCGCACCACCGCGCAGGTCCCGTACGCCGCCACCTGCGCGTACGGCGTCCTGCCGGTGGCCGCGCACGGCAGCCCCGAGCAGCGGGGCCGGCTGCTGCCCGCCCTCGGCTCCGGCGAGGCCGTGGCCACCGGAGCCTTCCCCGAGCGCGGCCGGTTCACCGCCACTCCCGGCGGCCTCCTCACCGGCAACGCCCCCGCCGTGCCCTGGCTGCGCGACGCCACGCACGTGCTGCTCCCCGACACCGGCCGGACCCTGTGGCTCGTACGGACCGACGCGCCCGGGGCGACCGTCCGGCCGGTGGAGACCACCGCGCCCTGGGCGTCGGGGAGCCTCACCCTGGACGGGTCCAGGGGGGAGCGGCTCGGCGGCCCGGAGGCCTACGACCAGGTGCTCGGCGCCGCCCGCACCGCCTTCGCGGGACTCCAGGCGGGGGTCTGCGCGGGATCGCTGGCCCGGGCCGTGGAGCACACCTCGGCCCGCGAGCAGTTCGGCCGGCCGCTGTCCACGAACCAGGCCGTCATGCTCCGTGCGGCCGACGCGTACATGGACACGGAGGCGATCCGGGTCACCGCGTACGAGGCGGCCTGGCGCGTCGACGAAGGACTCCCGGCCCGCGAGCACGCGCTCACGGCGGCCTGGTGGGCCTCCGAGGCGGGCAAGCGGGTCGTCCACGCGGGCCAGCACCTGCACGGCGGGATGGGCGCCGACCTGGACCACCCCGTCCACCGGCACTTCCTGTGGGGCCGCCAGCTGGACGCCTACCTGGGCTGCGGCAGCGAGCTGCTGGCCGAACTGGGCGCCCTCATATCCGAGGGGGAGGGCCCCCTGTCCGAAGGGGAAGACCTGATGTCCGAGGGGGAACACGCATGA
- a CDS encoding bifunctional MaoC family dehydratase N-terminal/OB-fold nucleic acid binding domain-containing protein: MTAGESDPFHERLKAFEGRPAATEGRAKDAVNEPMIRHWCEAMGDTNPAYTGPDAIAPPTMLQAWTMGGLSGHTDRSSAYDELFELLDGAGCTSVVATDCEQEYLRPLRPGDEVSFDAVIESVSPRKTTKLGTGHFVTTRMDVRANGELAGTHRFRILKYAPAARPESRPAAPPRPRPVINRDNQGFWDGVREHRLLIQRCTACATLRFPWLPGCNACSCPDWDTVEANGAGTVFSYVVMHHPPFPAFDPPYAVALVELAEGVRIISNITGVPYDKVRIGMPVRLEFLRVDDTLELPVFRGEAG; encoded by the coding sequence ATGACCGCCGGGGAGAGCGACCCGTTCCACGAGAGGCTCAAGGCCTTCGAGGGGCGGCCCGCCGCCACCGAGGGCCGGGCCAAGGACGCGGTCAACGAGCCGATGATCCGCCACTGGTGCGAGGCGATGGGCGACACCAACCCCGCCTACACCGGACCCGACGCCATCGCCCCGCCCACCATGCTCCAGGCCTGGACGATGGGCGGCCTCTCCGGCCACACCGACCGCTCCTCCGCCTACGACGAGCTGTTCGAGCTCCTCGACGGCGCCGGCTGCACCTCCGTGGTCGCCACCGACTGCGAACAGGAGTACCTGCGCCCGCTGCGCCCGGGCGACGAAGTGAGCTTCGACGCCGTGATCGAGTCGGTCTCGCCGCGCAAGACGACCAAGCTGGGCACCGGCCACTTCGTCACCACCCGCATGGACGTCCGGGCGAACGGCGAACTCGCCGGGACCCACCGCTTCCGCATCCTCAAATACGCCCCCGCCGCCCGGCCCGAGAGCCGCCCGGCCGCCCCGCCCCGGCCGCGACCCGTGATCAACCGTGACAACCAGGGCTTCTGGGACGGGGTCCGCGAGCACAGGCTGCTGATCCAGCGCTGCACCGCCTGCGCGACCCTGCGCTTCCCCTGGCTGCCCGGATGCAACGCCTGCTCCTGCCCCGACTGGGACACCGTCGAGGCGAACGGCGCCGGCACGGTCTTCTCGTACGTCGTCATGCACCACCCGCCCTTCCCTGCCTTCGACCCCCCGTACGCGGTGGCCCTGGTCGAGCTGGCCGAGGGCGTCCGGATCATCAGCAACATCACCGGGGTCCCCTACGACAAGGTCCGCATCGGCATGCCCGTCCGGCTGGAGTTCCTGCGCGTCGACGACACCCTCGAACTGCCCGTCTTCCGAGGGGAGGCGGGCTGA